In Ruegeria sp. YS9, the genomic window TCCGCAGGTCACGGCATCCGTCTGGCCGAGTTCCCCACGACCGTCGAGGCGGCACGCGCCTGCCACGAAAACGACATTCAGATCATGATGGGTGCGCCGAACATAATCCGTGGGGGATCGCATTCTGGCAATGTTGCGGCCTGTGAGCTGGCCCAGCTTGGGTATCTGGACATCCTGTCTTCGGATTATGTGCCGTCGGCCTTGTTGCTGTCGGCGGTTAGGCTGGGCGAAATCTGGGGCGACATGGCACGCGGGATGAAGACGGTAACGCTGGCTCCGGCTCGGGCGGCAGGGTTGGAGGAACGGGGTGAACTGCGCGCCGGCGCCCGCGCTGATGTCATCCGCTTCCGGATGCGCGCGGGTGTACCCGTCCCGAGTTCGGTCTGGGTGCGCGGTCGACGCGTGGCGTAATCAGGCCGTGTAGAACAGGTAACGGTCCGGGGCGATTGTCCTGGGCCCCTGGATCTGGGCAAAGCCGATCAGGGGCTGACCTGAAATCAACAACCCTCCGGGCTGCATGACTTTCGCGATCAGCGGGCTGAGCCGCTCTGCTTCGGCAACGTCCTCGTGCTTGATGCCGCGTCCGAAATCGTAATGCGCCAGCGCGATCCGATGCCCGCCGGCTACCAGTCTGTGCAGCATTGGTTCGGCTTCACCCATCAGGAAATCCTCGGCCGGGGGGGTGCTGTCCGGATGGCATTGCAGGACCCGGTCCATCACCCAGATCCGGCGTTCTGGCAGGATTTCACGCAGGTGATCATAGGTGCGGCCATTGCCCAACCCCATGTCCAGCACATCGCCCGGCTGACCGCTGATCCGCTCGGCTGCCCAGTTCAGTCCGTCACGTTGTGCCGTCAGTCGGCGCAGCATGGAATCCAATCGGCTCATGGTGATGTCCTCATTCGTTCTTTGGCGCGATCCAGGCTGTGGCAGGCCCGCTCAGCAATTTGTTCAGCAGGGCCTCGGTAAAGGCCCAGATGCCCTGGTCATGGACCAGATGATGGGTCAATATGCCAAAGGGCTCGGTGTTGTCTGAACGGCCTTCGCGTCGGTCTCGCAGAAGACCAACAGTCTGTGCGATCAGGGCATCGGGTGAGATCAAGCCACGCGACCCGCGCCAGTCGATCGGGTCAAGGTGGGTGTTGATCTGCTCAAGCCCCGGTGCGGCCAGACGCGATTTGCGGGGCGTTGCGGTGGACAGGATGCGGTATCCCAGCTTTGGCAACTGTTTGGCCATCTCGGGCGCAATGCGATTCCAGGGGGGCACGAACATCTGTCGCACATTGTCACCAAACAGGGACCGAAGACGCGCCATCCCGGCCTGCGCATCCGTCACCATCACGTCCAGCGGACGGTCGAGCCGAAACTCGGCCTTCTTCTCACCACGGGGCGCATGGTTTGTATGCGCCCACCCGTGCACGACCGGAACAAGTGACGTGCGCCCGGCAACGTATTCCGCCAGCGCAGGCGTCGCGTCGCGTGGGATGACGGCCAGATGCACGGGCAGGCCCAGTTTGTCGGCCAGCCCGGAAAGGCGGTCCAATTGCGGTGTTGGCGCAATGGCATCATCATCGCGCCACCACAGAGGCAAGGGCAAGCTTTCGGCACGCCAATGGTTCAACTCGATATCAAGTGGGCGCCAGTCGGGGTTCATGTACGCTGCTCCAGCAGGCGCTTGGCGATGTGAACGGATTGGATGGCCCCGTCAAAACCGAAATCCTGTTGTACACGGGGGCCGTCGGCCAGGACACGCTCCACCGCCTGCGCCAATGCCGCCCCGCTCAACGCTCTGCTTTCCAGAACTTCGATTGCGGGCAGATCGGACAGGCTCTGCCCGCGCAGCCCCTGTTCCACCTCTTTGCCGTCGTCGAAAGGCACAAACACGGCGGCGGTACCACTTTGAAGGATATCCATGGCAGTGTTGTAGCCGCACATGCTTACCGATGCCGCTGCAAGGGGCAGCATCTGGCGGAAATCCGGCCGCACAGGTTCCAGAACAACCGAAGCTCCTTCGGCCATCCGGGACAATTCCGCGATCCGCGCCTTCGCATCCGTTCCACCGACCAGCAGGCGCCAGCGCCTGTTGGGCATCTTTCGGGCGGCCTCGATGGCCGCGCGAAAGATCGGTTGCCCAACGGATCCGCCGCCAGCGCTGACCAGGATTTCATTCTGACCCGCCGCGTCGGGGTGCGGTCGGGGCAATGCAGGCGCCACAAAGCCAGTGTAGTGAAGTCGCTTGGCCAGTCGCTCCGACACCGGCCAGCTGACCGACAGGGGCGTAACGCTTTCGGTGGAATGAACCAGAATGCCGTCATAATACCGGGACACGATTTCATCCGCGCGCTCGACTTTGGCAGGTTTGGAGGGCGGAGCCAGAATGTCCCGGATCGATCCGAGAATGACGGGACGCTCAGGCAACGCGATCGCCGCATTCAGGGCCGCATCGAACTCGGCCGACAGTGATCGTCGGCCAAAGGGGTAAAGCTCGGTGATCAGGATCTGAGGCTGGAAGCTGTTCACCGCCTGCACCAGGGCGGCCTCACGCGCGGCGTGATAGGCCGCGTCAGCCTCGTCGCCGCTTTCGGTCAGCAAACGGGTGAAGTTGGTTCCGTCTGACCTGAGCGGCGGCAAGCCGAACAGGGTCATGCCCGTGTTGTCCAATTGCGGCGCGGGCATGCCACCGGTCACGACCATGACGTCGTGACCATCATCCCGAAAGGCCCGCCCCAATGTCAGCGCCCGGCTGAGATGCCCAGTGCCCAACAGGTGCGTGACGATGATCATCACCTTCATTGCGGGGCCTCGCGTTTGATCAGGCGAACGGGGTCGGCGGCGGCGGTCATTGTTTTCATGTCGACGATATACAGCCGATTGCGTTTGATCTTAAAGGGGGCAGGCCCTTCAAAATTCCAACCCCAGGCCTGAGCCAGAATGACCCGCATGATACCGATATGGCAGACCGCAACCGTATCTTGCCGCAACTCGGACAGCCACGGGTCAAGCCTGTCCCGAACCTCGGCCGGGCTTTCCCCGTTTGGTGGGCGGAAACCCCAGCTCCAACTCTCGATGTTACGATATCCGCTGGATGTGTCCGCGATCAGGTCAACCCCGCGCTGACCTTCCCAATCGCCCCAGTTCATCTCGGTCAACGCGTCCGAGGTGTTCGGGTCGCGACCTGTCACAATCCGCGCCGTCTCACTGGCGCGGTGCAGGGGGCTGGACCAGATGTCAGCCCTGGCCCAGTCCTGCGGCAATCCAAAGCCCGCCAATTCGGCTCGGGCGTCATCGTCCAGCGGTATGTCGCTGCGCCCCTGGATCCGTCCCGCGCGGTTCCAATGGGTGTGCCCGTGGCGGAGCAGTGCAAGCCGGGTCATGATGCGTCCTTCAGCAGGGGTCGGAGGGTTGCCCACAAGCGCTCGGTCGCCTGTGGCATCAGGTGGCGCTCTGCCACGTAGTTGCGTGCCGCAGCGCCGAGAGAGTGGCGCAGCATGGAATCCGAAAGAAGCGCTTGCATGCCTTCCGCAAATCCCCTGGCACCGCTTTCGACAGACGGATAGGCCGCAGGGGACAGAACATCGCGTACACCGGGCCGATCCTGCGCGACGACAGGCAATCCCGCGGCCTGCGCCTCAAGGTAAATCATCCCGTAAGCCTCCTTCACTCCGGGCCATGCAAGCAGAGATGACTGTTGATAGGCGCGTTGCAGTTCTTCTCGGTCAAGCTGACCCAGAAAACGCACCCGCTGTCCGAATGGTGCCATCAGGGCCTCAACCTGCCTGCGCGCCGGGCCGTCTCCTGCGATGTTGAGGTGCCAGTCCCCGATCAAATGCGCCAGGGCTTCGGACAATATCTGATAGGACGCCAGCTTGTCCCCATGCCGCATCATGCCGACGGTCAGCATGGGTTTGCCCCCGATGGCGGCGGGGGGCAATTCGGCCATTGGCAGGAACGGAGGCAATTCGACCAAAGCCTGATCGCCAAAACGATCCCGCTCCAAAGTGATCAGGTCGTTGGCCGTGTGATAAAAGATCACATCCGCTGCATCGCAGGCCTGATGCGCAGCCCTGGCAAACTCAGCCCACGGCCCGCTTAACCGGCTTGATGCGCGGGTGCTTTCCAGCTGCACATAGGGAATGCCACGCGCCTTGCAAACCCGAGGGCCCAGCAGGTCAGGTGCCTTGTAATAGTTGTGGTAGGTCACCCACAGACCTGTATCTGATGGCATGTCAGCGACAAGTCGTTTCGCTTCTTCTTCTGCTGCGCGCCTCAGGGTATGTTGCAGGTCTTCGTCGCCGCTTTTGTCATAGATGCGCAAGTCGGACGCCAGATCGACCGTATCACCCTCGGCGGTCAGCGCCTGCATCAGATTCCGGGCCATTTCACGGTCGCCCGAAGGTTTCGGGCTGTCAGGAGATTTCATCGGGGCATAAAACGCGACCCGCGCCATTACGCGTTTTCCATGCACATGGAATTGAGGCGTTCAGACAGCCGTGCGATGCCGGGGGCCATCCGGAACTCGGCGATCAGGCGATCATAGGCCGCATGCGCCATCTTTGACGCTTGCTGCGGATTGGCTGACAAACGTTCCATGGCCTCTGCAAGTGCAGAGGGGTCGTCATCGGACAAAACCCCATGTGTTCCGGTTTCAATAAATTCGGGGATCGCCGAGACCGGAGTCGACAGGATTGGCAACAGCTGAGACGCGGCCTCCATCAGCACATTCGGCAACCCGTCGCGGTCTCCGTCCTTCGCGATGCGGCTGGGCAGAACGAACAGGTCGGCATCACGCATCGCTTCGATGACTTCGGGCTGGTCGCAGGCCCCTTTCCAGGTGATCCGGTTCGCGATGCCGGCTGCGTTCGCCTGTGCCCGCAAAGCGTCACCCAACACGCCACCGCCGATATGGGTCCAGTGCCAGTTCAGGTCATCGGGCAGCAATGCAAAGGCCGCGATCAGACGATCGAAGCCTTTTTTCTCGACCAGCCGCCCGACGGAAATCATGTGAAAAGGACTGCCCGCAGCCCGCAGGTTTCGCGTTGGGGGCTTGGGAAAGCGAGACAGGTCCAAACCGTGATAGATCAGGTCCACGCGCTTGGGGTCATCGGCCAGGCTGCGCAGATGCTCGGCTCCGATGGCCGTGCAGGTGGCGCCGAACGTGGCCCCGCAGGATGCGGCTTGCAGCTTTTCACGTTTTTCCCAATCCGGCGACGTCCAGATATCCTTGGCATGAGCCGAAAAACTCCACGGCAATCCGCGCATGATGGCGGCGTAACGGGCAACGGAAGACGGCGTGTGCATGAAATGAGCGTACAACCCTTGCGTCCGGGCAGGCAATTCAGCGGCCAGAACACAGGCTTGCCCAAACCGGCGGATGCGATTGGGTGTCGGGTCGCGCTTCAAGTCCTGACGCCAGATCCGATAGGCCCTGTCGTAACCGGGAAGCGTTTGGGCCAAAGCCCGTGCCGCCCAGACCCGTTTGGGTTCGTCATGAAGATACTCGGGAAGGTATCGGACCTGCCCTGTGAAACGGTCATGCAAAGGATGGCGTTTCGTGTCGGTCGGGTGCCGCAAAGACCAGATGTCAAAATGATGCCCGGCATCCAGCAAGGCGACAAGTTCCTGCGCAATGAAAGTTTCAGACAGTCGTGGCCAGCCTTTGACCACAACCGCCAATCTAGGAAAATCTGAGGTCATCCGGTGGCTCGTTCCTGTTCCCAGGTCAGCAGGCTCTCGATGCGGTCGGTGACATAGTCCAGCCCGTCCAGCAATCCGCTCTGGATGGCTTGGGACGGCAGGGACTGGTGCGGCAGTTCCCGAATGGCGCGGATCATCGCCTCGGGCGTCAGGCCATCCCGGTTTTCATCCAGCATTCGGACAAGGCCCAGCCCTTCTGCACGCGAGGCCCGTATCCACTGTTCCAGACGGGGCGTGGTGCGCGGGACGATGACGGCGCGTTTGTCAAAGGACAGAACCTCGCAGAACGTGTTGTAGCCGCCCATGCAGACGACGCCTTCGGCGCCTGCAAACAGTGTTTCGATCTGGGATTCGAAACCAACGGCGGTGACGCGACCGTTCAATGCGGCAACGCGGGTTTCGAAATCTTCGCGCAACTCGCCAGACAGGAAGGGGCCGTAGACCAAAACCGCGCGCGGCGACAGATCCGGATCTTTTTCATATGCAGACAAGACAAGATTGACCATCGCCTTGCCGTCGCCGCCACCGCCGGGCGTGATCAGGATATAGGGTTGTTGCGGAGGCTCGCCGACCGGACCAAGATCGCGGCGCAGATATCCTGTCCAGTGGATGCGGGACTGCGCCGCAGCGCTCAGCGGCAACCCCTGTGTGGGGTCATGAATCGACTGCAAGCCGTAAACCCAGATTTCGTGATAAAACCGTTCGGTGGCTTCAACGGCTTCCTTGCGCGCCCACTCGGCGGCCAGGACTTCGGGTTCATCTAGAACATCGCGCAGCCCAAGCACCATTTTGGTTCCGCAGTTCTTTTGCAGGTATTTCAGTGTCGGCAGCAGCTCACCCCGGAACCCCGTCGGTTCCTTGTCGACGATCAGAACATCGGGGTCGAACTGCTGAACAGCGGTTTGAATCAGACCCGACCGCAATTCGGTCACTTCTTCGATGCCCATTCCGATCGTGCGTGCAGCATAAGACCCGTCTGCGCGTTTGGTGACACCGGGCAGGCGCACGTGATCAACGCGACGGGGAAAGGTAAACCGTCCGGCCACGGGTGATCCCGTCAGGATCAGCGCCGACGCGCTTTGGTCCGCCTGCGTGATCGCGGCCGCCAAGGCCCGAGACCGGCGAAGATGGCCCAGTCCGAACGTGTCGTGACTGTAAAACAGGATACGCGGCGCGCGGCCCGGTTTGGAATTGGTTTTGCCTAGGCTCATCGTGTTGCCTGTCTTCTTGATCCCGGTTCGAAATCCGCGCGTTTGCAAGCGTTACTGTATATATCCCCGTCACGCTTGCCAAAGGAGGAAATGCTCTTCCGCAAATGTTCCAAGCATTGCGATTTGGCAACAGCATATTGACGGTTTCGCGTCATGTCGCACCAAGGCTTGAGAGGGATCGCAAAAGAACCGGTGAACTGGCAAAGGGGCAGGGCCTTCAAACTCCGTTCATATTCAATTTTGGCCAGATTGAAAACATCCGGAATCAGGCGGTGCGCCAAGAACACGCCGGAACACGATATTGAGCAGGGCGCGCCCGAGTGTTTGAACTGCCTGAAACGCTTCTGTAATCTGACCGCTATCGGAAAAACTGGATACAAAACCCTATGAAACACACCTTTCCGGCCGCAGTATTTCTGGCTTTTTGGGCTTTTGTTCTGGCACTTCCGGTCAGCGTCTCAGCGCAGTCGTCCTTGATTCCGGGGTATAGCTCGGGCAGTTCGTCTGAAGCCACGCAAGAAAGTGATTTGGCGGCGGCAATTCGCGCGGCCAGTGAAGCCGGGGCAAGTGTGATCGTCATCGACAGCGCCGGGCAGGTTGTGACAACAGCCGGCAGCACGGATGCGGGCACGGGTGATGCGGCGGGCGATTCGAACAATCCCATGGGTGAGGGATCGCAGCTGATGAAGGCGCAGGAGCGGTTCTCGAAATTCCGTGAGTCCATGCAGTCCCGGCTCGAGGCGTTGCCGTATTCGGTGTTCGAAGTGAAGTATGTCCTGCGTCAGACCAGTCCGGACGGTCGCATTCAGACCTATGTGGAAGTTCTGGGCTGGAACATCCTGTTCCTGCTGTTGGGGCGCTGGCTGTCTATCGAGATTTACGGAAAACGCATCGCGCGCCGCTGGGTTGTTGCGCGGATCAAGGATGAACCGCAGGGCTACCGTGAAAAGATGCCTTTCCTTCTGTTCCGGTTCCTGATGGGTATCGGAGCGACCATATTTGCCATGCTCATGGCCCTGATCGTCGGATATCTGTTTTTTGGCGAAGCAGACGATATCTCGATCCAGTTCACGGTCACGGCGATCTTCACGGCGTTCTTCCTGTCGCGCACGGTGTCCGATCTGTGGCGGATGGTTTTGTCACCCTACCTGAGTCAATACCGGCTGCCACCGTTCTCGGACCGGGATGCCAAGCGACTGTATCTGTGGGCTTCGGCACTCGCGACCTATGACATCACGGTTGTTCTGTTTTCGACCTGGGTTGCGGATTTCGGGCTGAACTACAACGTCTACGCCATGGTCTATGGCTGCCTGACAATGGTGGGCGCTTTGGGCAATATTCTGATGATCCTGTTCAATGCCCGGGCCATTTCAAATGCAATCCGTGGCGGACGAGCGCCGGATCAGGTGTCCTGGTTGTTGCGGTTCGTATCCTTCGGCTGGGCGCCTGCACTGATCGTCTATGTCGTGTTCAGCTGGTTCCGTCTGGCGGTTGATCTTGCACTGGAGAACCCCACGCCGCTGCCGCTGATCGCAAGCAGCTATATGATCTTCATGTCCGTCGTCGTTGCCTATGGTGCAATGAACTACGTGCTGGAGCGGTATTTTGACCGTTCACGCAGGATCAACGAGATAAACGAAGAAACCGCCGCTGCCGAAGCAGATGCAGAGCCCGTGGAAACGCCCGAGGCAGAACAGCGCAAACAGTATCTTCTGACCTATGAAGATCTGGCCCGCCGGGTGGCTGGAATTCTGGCCTTTGTGATCGGTGCCTATGCCCTTGTGGTGATTTGGTATCCCGATGCGGACTGGAGCGAGGACCTGCCGATTGCACGCATGCTGGACGTGATGGTCATCATCTTCATCGGCTATATTCTGTTTCATTTCTTTCGGATCTGGATCGACAGCAAAATAGCGGAAGAAGTCGATGATGGCTCCGAGGCCGAACTGGGCGATGAGGGCGGAGAAGGCGGCCAAAGCCGTCTGGCGACACTGCTGCCATTGTTCCGCGGCGCTATTCTGGCCGTTGTGGTCGTGACGATCATGCTGATCGTTCTCATGGAACTTGGTATCAATGTCAGCCCGTTGTTTGCAGGTGCCGGTGTGGTTGGTCTGGCCGTTGGCTTCGGGTCTCAAACACTGGTGCGAGACATCTTTTCAGGGGCGTTTTTCCTGATGGATGATGCCTTTCGGAAGGGTGAGTACATTGATATCGGAGACGTCAAGGGAACGGTCGAGAAAATCTCGGTCCGGTCCTTCCAACTGCGTCACCATCTTGGCGCGCTGAACACGATTCCTTTTGGCGAAATCAAGGTTCTGACGAACTATTCCCGTGACTGGGTGATCATGAAACTGCCGCTGCGCGTGACCTATGACACCGACGTGGAAAAGGTGCGAAAGCTGATCAAGAAGCTGGGGCAGGAATTGCTGAGCGATCCTGTGATCGGCGAAAACTTCATACAGCCGCTGAAGTCCCAGGGTGTTATCGAAATGCAGGATTCAGCGATGATCATCCGGGTCAAGTTCATGACCAAACCGGGCGATCAGTGGCTGGTACGCAAGAGGGTCTATCAGGAGATTCGCGAGCTGTTCGCGCGGGAAGGCATCAAATTCGCGCATCGCGAAGTCACCGTGAGGTTGGCGGATGGCAAAGAGGCCGATGACCTGACGCCCAAACAACGTGAGGCCGTGACAGGTGCGGTGCAGGCGGCGATTGATGAGGATTATCTGGACGATATCGGGCCAGGCGGCGATGATCGTTAGGGGCGCTCCCGTCGCTTTGGACTGCGTCTCTGACGAGACGCCACCCAAAGCCTTGGGCCCGGCCGCGCGTCCCGCGCGGCGGATGGTCAGTTGGCGGTGAAGGGCCAGACAGGGTCCGAAGCGCCCAGTTTCGACGCAGGCAAATCCCAACGCATCGTCGCTTCGCCGACCCTCAGCGCAGGGTTGAGGCGATGGCCCGGCCCCCAGCCGGAAGTCTCTGTCGCCGTGCCGTAATCTGTTGTTGCCGGGCTGATGGGCGCGGTTTCTGCTTCGTCCTTGCCGAGCACGGCCAGAAGTTCGGCGGTACGCGCCAGAGAGAGATGTGCGTGCATGATGGAATTGCCCGATGCGGCCTCGGCCAGCGCGGACAGGACGGCAGCAGCCATCAGGTAGCCCGTTGCGTGGTCCAGAGCCTGAACCGGCAACGGGGTCGGCTTGTCCGCGTTCGCCCAACCCATCCCGGCATGGGCGATACCCGCGCTCATCTGGACAAGGCTGTCAAACCCGCGCCGGGTCGACCATGGACCTTGCCAACCATAGGCATCCAGCGTGACTTCGATCCGGTTCGGAGCCAGCTCGTCACGTTTGGCCCGTGTCAATCCCAGTGCATCCAGCGCGCCGGGCCGATACCCGTGTACGAACACATCGGCCTGAGACAACAGCCCGTGCAGACGTTCAAGGCCGGTTTCGGATTTCAGGTCAAGATAGGCGCAGTGTTTCCCCAGCGAGATGTCAGGGATCACCCCCGGTTCATCCCAGCCAGGTGGGTCGATGCGCAGAACTTCGGCCCCAAAACCGGCCAACGTACGCGTTGAAACCGGACCGGCCAGAACACGTGTCAGATCAAGCACCCGCAACCCTGCCAGAGGCCGATCAGGGGTTGCCTGAGGTCTGTCGCGCAAATTGACATAGCGCGGTCCCTGCCATCCGATCAATGGGTCGCGCGACACGGCGCGGCCTTGCGGATGATCAAGCCATTCCACTCGGCTGCGCATGGCAGCGGCCACCCCACCTTCGGCAACAACCGCCGTTTCCAGATCCGATATTGCCCAAGACCTGACGGCTTTTACCACGGCTTCACGCTCTGGCCGGGTACCAAGGACTTTCAACGCGGCAGAGCGATGGCGGGGCAGGTTTGTGTGCAGCCTGATCCAGCCATCCGCGGCTTTGTAATCGCCCGCGACCGGGTCCCACAAACTGGGCATGTCCCAACCATCCGGCTTGAAGGAATAGCCGAACCACAGAGATGCCAGCCGGTGATCGATTGTGACCTCAGGTGTCTTCGGAGACAGGTTGAGAGCCTGGATCAACCGGGCCATTTCCCGCCCCACGGCTGCGAAACTGGCGGTGGCCAGTTCGGAAACGGCGAAGGCGCTTGGCAGAACACCGGCACCGACCCTGTGATAGCTGTCAGCAGCGGGAAGCGTGGCCAGAAGACTCATTGCTGATAGGGGTCGAGACTGTCGCGCAGCCCGTCACCAAGGAAGTTGAACGCCAACACCACGACAATGATCGGCAGCATCGGGATTGCCGTCCAGGGATAGATCTCGATCGAAGCGAGGTTCTGCGCGTCATTCAGCATCACGCCCCAACTGACCGCAGGTGCGCGCAGGCCGAGGCCAAGAAAGCTGAGCGCCGTTTCCCCCAGAATCATGGCCGGGATCGACAATGTGGCCGATGCAATCAGGTGCGACATGAAGTTGGGCAGCAGGTGCTTGCGGATCACACGGCCCGAACTTGCGCCCATCATCTCGGCGGCTCTGACGTATTCCTCTTCCCGCAAAGACAGGAATTTCGCGCGAACCGAGCGCGCCAGGCCCGGCCAGTCAAGGATGCCCAGAATGATCGAAATGATGAAGAACACCGCGACCGGGCTCCAGTTCGAAGGCACGGCGGCAGAAAGGGCCAGCCACAGCGGCAGTTCCGGCAACGAACGCAGGATTTCGATGACACGGTTGATGGTCCAGTCGATACGCCCGCCGAAATAGCCGGCCATCGAACCGAACAGGATGCCAAGAAAGAAGGACACCGAGATACCGATCAGACCCACCGTCAGAGACAACTGCGCGCCATAGAGAATACGGCTGAAGATGTCTCGGCCCAGCCGGTCGGATCCCCACAGGAACAGCGTGGTTCCTTCCGGCGGGCAGAACAGGTGTGTGTCGGACGGTATGAAACCGGCCAGCTTGTATTCAGAGCCTTCGCAGAAGAACCGGATCGGGCGCGGGTCTTCCGTGTCGGGGACGAACTTCCATTGGAAGGTTTCAAGGTCCGCTTCGGCGACGATCGGGTAAACGTGGGGGCCGATGAACTCACCCTCGTGAAACCAGTTTACCGATTGTGGCGGCGCGTACAGGTGCTCTCCGTTTCGGTCATTTGGCCCGTAAGGCGCAACAAACCCCGCAAAGGGCAGCATAAGATAACAAAACAGCAGGAAGATACCCGAGATCAGGCCCAGCTTGTGGGTTTTGAACTTGCGCCAGACCAGAACCCAGTTGGGGGCATCCAGATCGGCGCGTTCCAGTTGCTGAATCGAGGCCTGCGGATCAAACGGCGCATCATCGACGTAGCGGTTGTCAGGACGGTTAGTCATGC contains:
- a CDS encoding class I SAM-dependent methyltransferase — translated: MSRLDSMLRRLTAQRDGLNWAAERISGQPGDVLDMGLGNGRTYDHLREILPERRIWVMDRVLQCHPDSTPPAEDFLMGEAEPMLHRLVAGGHRIALAHYDFGRGIKHEDVAEAERLSPLIAKVMQPGGLLISGQPLIGFAQIQGPRTIAPDRYLFYTA
- a CDS encoding polysaccharide deacetylase family protein; amino-acid sequence: MNPDWRPLDIELNHWRAESLPLPLWWRDDDAIAPTPQLDRLSGLADKLGLPVHLAVIPRDATPALAEYVAGRTSLVPVVHGWAHTNHAPRGEKKAEFRLDRPLDVMVTDAQAGMARLRSLFGDNVRQMFVPPWNRIAPEMAKQLPKLGYRILSTATPRKSRLAAPGLEQINTHLDPIDWRGSRGLISPDALIAQTVGLLRDRREGRSDNTEPFGILTHHLVHDQGIWAFTEALLNKLLSGPATAWIAPKNE
- a CDS encoding glycosyltransferase family protein gives rise to the protein MKVMIIVTHLLGTGHLSRALTLGRAFRDDGHDVMVVTGGMPAPQLDNTGMTLFGLPPLRSDGTNFTRLLTESGDEADAAYHAAREAALVQAVNSFQPQILITELYPFGRRSLSAEFDAALNAAIALPERPVILGSIRDILAPPSKPAKVERADEIVSRYYDGILVHSTESVTPLSVSWPVSERLAKRLHYTGFVAPALPRPHPDAAGQNEILVSAGGGSVGQPIFRAAIEAARKMPNRRWRLLVGGTDAKARIAELSRMAEGASVVLEPVRPDFRQMLPLAAASVSMCGYNTAMDILQSGTAAVFVPFDDGKEVEQGLRGQSLSDLPAIEVLESRALSGAALAQAVERVLADGPRVQQDFGFDGAIQSVHIAKRLLEQRT
- a CDS encoding histidine phosphatase family protein codes for the protein MTRLALLRHGHTHWNRAGRIQGRSDIPLDDDARAELAGFGLPQDWARADIWSSPLHRASETARIVTGRDPNTSDALTEMNWGDWEGQRGVDLIADTSSGYRNIESWSWGFRPPNGESPAEVRDRLDPWLSELRQDTVAVCHIGIMRVILAQAWGWNFEGPAPFKIKRNRLYIVDMKTMTAAADPVRLIKREAPQ
- a CDS encoding glycosyltransferase family 4 protein, whose amino-acid sequence is MARVAFYAPMKSPDSPKPSGDREMARNLMQALTAEGDTVDLASDLRIYDKSGDEDLQHTLRRAAEEEAKRLVADMPSDTGLWVTYHNYYKAPDLLGPRVCKARGIPYVQLESTRASSRLSGPWAEFARAAHQACDAADVIFYHTANDLITLERDRFGDQALVELPPFLPMAELPPAAIGGKPMLTVGMMRHGDKLASYQILSEALAHLIGDWHLNIAGDGPARRQVEALMAPFGQRVRFLGQLDREELQRAYQQSSLLAWPGVKEAYGMIYLEAQAAGLPVVAQDRPGVRDVLSPAAYPSVESGARGFAEGMQALLSDSMLRHSLGAAARNYVAERHLMPQATERLWATLRPLLKDAS
- a CDS encoding glycosyltransferase family 4 protein, giving the protein MTSDFPRLAVVVKGWPRLSETFIAQELVALLDAGHHFDIWSLRHPTDTKRHPLHDRFTGQVRYLPEYLHDEPKRVWAARALAQTLPGYDRAYRIWRQDLKRDPTPNRIRRFGQACVLAAELPARTQGLYAHFMHTPSSVARYAAIMRGLPWSFSAHAKDIWTSPDWEKREKLQAASCGATFGATCTAIGAEHLRSLADDPKRVDLIYHGLDLSRFPKPPTRNLRAAGSPFHMISVGRLVEKKGFDRLIAAFALLPDDLNWHWTHIGGGVLGDALRAQANAAGIANRITWKGACDQPEVIEAMRDADLFVLPSRIAKDGDRDGLPNVLMEAASQLLPILSTPVSAIPEFIETGTHGVLSDDDPSALAEAMERLSANPQQASKMAHAAYDRLIAEFRMAPGIARLSERLNSMCMENA
- a CDS encoding glycosyltransferase family protein; the encoded protein is MSLGKTNSKPGRAPRILFYSHDTFGLGHLRRSRALAAAITQADQSASALILTGSPVAGRFTFPRRVDHVRLPGVTKRADGSYAARTIGMGIEEVTELRSGLIQTAVQQFDPDVLIVDKEPTGFRGELLPTLKYLQKNCGTKMVLGLRDVLDEPEVLAAEWARKEAVEATERFYHEIWVYGLQSIHDPTQGLPLSAAAQSRIHWTGYLRRDLGPVGEPPQQPYILITPGGGGDGKAMVNLVLSAYEKDPDLSPRAVLVYGPFLSGELREDFETRVAALNGRVTAVGFESQIETLFAGAEGVVCMGGYNTFCEVLSFDKRAVIVPRTTPRLEQWIRASRAEGLGLVRMLDENRDGLTPEAMIRAIRELPHQSLPSQAIQSGLLDGLDYVTDRIESLLTWEQERATG
- a CDS encoding mechanosensitive ion channel family protein: MKHTFPAAVFLAFWAFVLALPVSVSAQSSLIPGYSSGSSSEATQESDLAAAIRAASEAGASVIVIDSAGQVVTTAGSTDAGTGDAAGDSNNPMGEGSQLMKAQERFSKFRESMQSRLEALPYSVFEVKYVLRQTSPDGRIQTYVEVLGWNILFLLLGRWLSIEIYGKRIARRWVVARIKDEPQGYREKMPFLLFRFLMGIGATIFAMLMALIVGYLFFGEADDISIQFTVTAIFTAFFLSRTVSDLWRMVLSPYLSQYRLPPFSDRDAKRLYLWASALATYDITVVLFSTWVADFGLNYNVYAMVYGCLTMVGALGNILMILFNARAISNAIRGGRAPDQVSWLLRFVSFGWAPALIVYVVFSWFRLAVDLALENPTPLPLIASSYMIFMSVVVAYGAMNYVLERYFDRSRRINEINEETAAAEADAEPVETPEAEQRKQYLLTYEDLARRVAGILAFVIGAYALVVIWYPDADWSEDLPIARMLDVMVIIFIGYILFHFFRIWIDSKIAEEVDDGSEAELGDEGGEGGQSRLATLLPLFRGAILAVVVVTIMLIVLMELGINVSPLFAGAGVVGLAVGFGSQTLVRDIFSGAFFLMDDAFRKGEYIDIGDVKGTVEKISVRSFQLRHHLGALNTIPFGEIKVLTNYSRDWVIMKLPLRVTYDTDVEKVRKLIKKLGQELLSDPVIGENFIQPLKSQGVIEMQDSAMIIRVKFMTKPGDQWLVRKRVYQEIRELFAREGIKFAHREVTVRLADGKEADDLTPKQREAVTGAVQAAIDEDYLDDIGPGGDDR